Proteins co-encoded in one Colletes latitarsis isolate SP2378_abdomen chromosome 2, iyColLati1, whole genome shotgun sequence genomic window:
- the LOC143351941 gene encoding uncharacterized protein LOC143351941 isoform X3, producing MDYKQNVSSEDKLSKMVCVTCIKRLENIHRFAMMAYRTQEKLRLQLYNNADNISAAQDVELESIKDVQDATKKMEDRGLLHTILTKGAIEILAEGEPLGPSELMSQEDKCPTPSMEEMEVKVDPMLFLQCGMEQSASESSEESDTEEKITRVDTPEPLPLTNKIEGIKKEIRDDNDKSQEDNDEFVSDVSTKPHECTICARSFISQIGLQNHLWSHLPKDKRIDGKPILRSQQVYSTNGVLHMNTDNNSSGNFICPICSKKISTKGNLKVHLETHRPKGKYGCDICGRIFKTQSNLFRHKEYHGGIQFPCNVCGRVYPTNSTLRAHSITHSDLRPHACPLCDKTFKRNQDLKFHINQHTGPALRESKRCTGTSLGRGSVTRKRKKKIVFKLIKKTRLSCLSVAFHTN from the exons GTGTCCTCAGAGGATAAGTTATCAAAGATGGTATGTGTTACATGCATCAAAAGAttggaaaatattcatcgttttGCAATGATGGCATACAGAACACAAGAGAAATTAAGATTGCAATTATATAACAATGCTGACAATATAAGTGCTGCACAAGATGTAGAATTGGAAAGTATTAAAGATGTGCAGGATGCAACAAAAAAAATGGAAGATCGGGGACTACTACATACAATATTAACAAAA GGTGCAATAGAAATTTTGGCAGAGGGTGAACCATTGGGACCATCAGAATTAATGTCGCAGGAAGATAAATGCCCTACTCCAAGTATGGAAGAAATGGAAGTCAAAGTAGATCCAATGTTATTTTTACAGTGTGGTATGGAACAATCAGCATCAGAAAGTTCAGAAGAATCAGATACTGAAGAAAAGATAACAAGAGTAGATACACCAGAACCATTGCCATTAACAAATAA aattgaaggaataaaaAAGGAGATAAGGGATGATAATGATAAATCGCAAGAAGATAACGATGAATTTGTTTCTGATGTATCAACAAAACCTCATGAATGTACAATATGTGCTAGATCCTTTATATCTCAAATTGGTCTACAAAATCACCTATGGTCTCATTTGCCTAAAGATAAACGAATCGATGGAAAGCCTATTTTAAGATCGCAACAAGTTTATTCTACAAATGGTGTTCTTCACATGAACACTGATAACAATTCGTCTGGAAACTTTATCTGTCCAATTTGTAGTAAAAAAATTTCTACTAAGGGAAATCTAAAAGTGCATTTGGAAACACATCGGCCtaaggggaagtatggttgtgaTATATGTGGTAGAAT TTTTAAGACACAGTCAAATTTATTCAGACACAAAGAATATCATGGTGGGATACAATTTCCATGCAATGTATGTGGAAGAGTGTATCCAACAAATtctacattacgagctcacagtATAACACATTCGGATTTGAGACCACACGCGTGCCCTCTTTGTGATAAAACGTTTAAAAGAAATCAGGATTTGAAATTCCACATAAATCAACACACAG GACCGGCTTTACGCGAAAGTAAACGATGCACCGGGACGTCTCTTGGTAGGGGCTCTGtaacaagaaagagaaaaaagaaaattgttttcaAATTAATAAAGAAAACACGATTATCGTGTCTAAGCGTAGCTTTTCATACAAATTGA